Proteins encoded within one genomic window of Guyparkeria hydrothermalis:
- a CDS encoding phospholipase A: MKALRPTAATHRLALPAGLLFATLAGTSQAAAPDWSECAMLDDDAQRLACFDRVASQGVTNEPAEGQGEAVTRPLNAEAQAEGEASAAPKAATDDQASEAEEPAHPVALEQRIRSEKSGERNPFVIRGYKPNYIMPLTYTPTDLSRPEYDFDPQHAETKFQLSFQFDWFQDPLGDNTSLYFGYTQLSLWQTYNSSALGADEDASSPFRETNYEPELGLNVDTNFKLAGLTFRRARLSVIHTSNGQGGDRSRSWNRLATGIAFGRGHFAGRLRGWYRIPDPDEHDNNPDITDYMGHGDLQLAYKWNGQTIAATLRNNLDFDENRGAIEVGYSFPLSNRIKGYVQYFNGYGESLIDYNRSVSRIGMGIALTDWL; the protein is encoded by the coding sequence ATGAAAGCACTCCGCCCCACCGCCGCAACACACCGTCTGGCCCTGCCGGCCGGCCTTCTGTTCGCCACGCTCGCCGGCACGTCGCAGGCCGCAGCACCGGACTGGTCCGAGTGCGCGATGCTGGACGATGATGCGCAGCGCCTGGCCTGCTTCGACCGTGTGGCCTCCCAAGGCGTGACGAACGAACCGGCCGAAGGTCAGGGTGAGGCCGTTACCCGCCCGCTAAACGCGGAAGCGCAGGCCGAGGGAGAGGCGTCTGCTGCCCCGAAAGCAGCAACCGACGATCAGGCGTCCGAGGCGGAGGAGCCAGCGCACCCTGTTGCGTTGGAACAACGAATCCGCTCGGAAAAGTCGGGCGAGCGCAATCCGTTCGTCATCCGGGGCTACAAGCCAAACTACATCATGCCGCTGACCTATACCCCGACCGACCTGTCCCGGCCGGAGTATGACTTCGATCCTCAGCACGCCGAGACCAAGTTCCAGCTCTCGTTCCAGTTCGACTGGTTTCAGGACCCACTGGGCGATAACACCTCGCTCTACTTCGGCTATACCCAGCTCTCGCTCTGGCAGACCTACAACAGCAGCGCACTCGGTGCCGACGAGGACGCCTCCTCGCCTTTCCGCGAGACGAACTACGAACCCGAGCTGGGCCTGAACGTGGACACCAACTTCAAGCTTGCCGGCCTGACATTCCGCCGCGCCCGTCTGTCGGTGATCCATACCTCCAACGGCCAGGGCGGCGACCGCTCGCGCAGCTGGAATCGGCTGGCGACCGGTATCGCCTTCGGCCGCGGCCATTTCGCCGGCCGGCTGCGCGGCTGGTATCGAATCCCCGACCCCGACGAGCACGACAACAATCCGGACATCACCGACTACATGGGGCACGGCGATCTACAGCTGGCCTACAAGTGGAACGGTCAGACGATCGCCGCCACCCTGCGGAACAATCTCGACTTTGACGAGAACCGCGGGGCGATCGAGGTCGGCTACAGTTTCCCGCTCTCGAACCGGATCAAGGGCTACGTTCAGTACTTCAATGGTTATGGAGAGAGCCTGATCGACTACAATCGCTCGGTCAGCCGGATCGGCATGGGCATCGCCCTCACCGACTGGCTCTAG
- a CDS encoding Glu/Leu/Phe/Val family dehydrogenase, whose translation MTTNGGLLADALANLKPLMDDERISEDARRRLSQPNRMVEVEIPLRMDDGSLKVFTGWRSLYDNTRGPGKGGIRFHPSVTGDEVAALSFWMAVKCAVVDLPFGGAKGGVCCDPKQLSRLELERVSRGYIRALIDVLGPDRDIPAPDVNTNETIMGWMADEYRQAAGRHQRGVITGKPPGHGGSLGRTAATGRGALQVLNIWERRHGRGDQRPRVAVQGFGNAGFHFARLAHDAGYRVVAVADSRGAIYREEGLDPLSIWERKRESMDLSGGVYCEDSVCAEVEVDKFSNEELLAMDVDVLVLAALENAITEKNVDSIRASTILEIANGPINHAADRKLSARGVDIIPDVLANSGGVIVSHLEWVQNRMGDYWSEEEVERRLAERLGEQADLVFERAATESETLRSAAYRQGIERIAMAMDGLGTERYFCGDTGP comes from the coding sequence ATGACGACGAACGGGGGTCTGCTGGCTGATGCGCTGGCGAATCTCAAGCCGCTGATGGACGACGAGCGCATCTCGGAGGATGCGCGCCGGCGACTGTCCCAGCCCAACCGGATGGTCGAGGTTGAGATTCCGTTGCGCATGGACGACGGTTCGCTGAAGGTTTTTACCGGCTGGCGGTCGCTCTACGACAACACCCGCGGGCCCGGCAAGGGCGGCATCCGTTTTCATCCTAGCGTCACCGGCGACGAGGTTGCGGCCCTCAGCTTCTGGATGGCCGTGAAATGCGCGGTGGTCGATCTGCCCTTCGGCGGCGCCAAGGGTGGCGTGTGCTGTGATCCCAAGCAACTGTCACGCCTGGAGCTCGAGCGGGTCTCGCGCGGCTACATCCGCGCGTTGATCGATGTGCTGGGTCCGGACCGCGATATCCCGGCCCCTGATGTCAACACCAACGAGACCATCATGGGCTGGATGGCCGACGAGTATCGCCAGGCCGCCGGGCGCCACCAGCGCGGCGTGATCACGGGCAAGCCGCCCGGTCATGGCGGGTCGCTCGGTCGCACGGCGGCCACGGGTCGCGGGGCGCTCCAGGTGCTCAATATCTGGGAGCGGCGGCACGGCCGCGGCGATCAGCGCCCGCGCGTGGCCGTGCAGGGGTTCGGCAACGCCGGCTTCCATTTCGCGCGCCTCGCCCACGATGCCGGCTACCGCGTGGTGGCCGTCGCCGATTCGCGCGGGGCGATCTATCGCGAGGAGGGGCTCGATCCGCTGTCCATCTGGGAGCGAAAGCGCGAGTCCATGGATCTGTCCGGCGGAGTGTACTGCGAGGATTCGGTCTGTGCCGAGGTGGAGGTCGACAAGTTCAGCAACGAGGAGCTGCTGGCGATGGATGTCGACGTGCTCGTGCTCGCCGCCCTGGAAAACGCGATCACCGAAAAGAACGTCGACTCGATCCGGGCGTCGACCATCCTCGAGATCGCCAACGGCCCGATCAACCACGCGGCGGACCGCAAGCTCTCGGCGCGGGGCGTGGACATCATCCCCGACGTGCTGGCAAACAGCGGCGGGGTGATCGTCAGCCACCTCGAGTGGGTGCAGAACCGCATGGGCGACTACTGGTCCGAGGAGGAGGTCGAGCGCCGTCTGGCCGAGCGCTTGGGCGAGCAGGCCGATCTGGTCTTCGAGCGGGCGGCAACCGAAAGCGAGACGCTGCGTTCGGCGGCCTACCGCCAGGGCATCGAGCGCATCGCCATGGCCATGGACGGGTTGGGCACCGAACGCTACTTCTGCGGCGATACCGGCCCCTGA
- a CDS encoding CHAD domain-containing protein, protein MAKAKKHARKLDAGFAGQPAGEMAAALIRAQQKAFRGAWKHYQKAGDDDPDALHDLRVELRRLRAWLRLARDVVKTRKSARRRLKVLGRSTSPMRDREVMLELLKAVGQTPDCTEVAERIAYLTDEHEPPAHAPLVFDLKPALKPRARSGTPRFSDWFGGQLTLMTDLIRRDFAQGRDGFHAARIQVKHLRYLVEPMAEPFAEVAPLLKDLKEIQDRLGDLHDLLVLRQRLPTYAGWLVADDLPEALVRPGKQTRAVTRSFAGVRDAVICLAGWQHEAFESQWNDWEARRSQLAKRVVAACDRLAGSLDSAGRGGN, encoded by the coding sequence ATGGCCAAGGCAAAGAAGCACGCGCGCAAACTGGACGCCGGTTTTGCCGGCCAACCGGCCGGCGAGATGGCCGCCGCACTGATCCGGGCACAACAGAAAGCGTTTCGCGGCGCCTGGAAGCATTACCAGAAAGCCGGCGACGATGACCCGGATGCCCTGCATGATCTTCGGGTGGAGTTGCGCCGTCTGCGTGCCTGGTTGCGGTTGGCGCGCGACGTGGTCAAGACGCGCAAGTCCGCGCGTCGGCGGCTCAAGGTGTTGGGGCGGTCCACCAGCCCCATGCGCGATCGCGAGGTGATGCTCGAACTGTTGAAGGCAGTTGGCCAAACGCCCGATTGCACCGAGGTGGCCGAGCGCATTGCTTATTTGACCGACGAACACGAACCCCCTGCTCACGCGCCGCTGGTCTTCGATCTCAAGCCGGCCCTCAAGCCGCGTGCCCGATCGGGCACACCTCGGTTCTCCGACTGGTTCGGCGGGCAGTTGACCCTGATGACCGATCTCATTCGGCGCGATTTCGCCCAGGGGCGTGATGGTTTTCACGCCGCGCGGATCCAGGTCAAGCACCTGCGCTACTTGGTCGAGCCGATGGCCGAGCCCTTCGCCGAGGTGGCGCCGCTTCTCAAGGACCTCAAGGAGATCCAGGACCGGCTGGGCGATCTCCACGACCTGCTGGTGCTGCGGCAACGTCTGCCGACCTATGCCGGCTGGCTGGTTGCTGACGACCTGCCCGAGGCGTTGGTCCGCCCGGGCAAGCAGACCCGGGCCGTAACGCGGTCGTTTGCCGGGGTGCGTGATGCGGTGATCTGTCTGGCCGGCTGGCAGCACGAGGCGTTTGAATCCCAGTGGAATGACTGGGAAGCCCGGCGTTCCCAGCTCGCGAAGCGGGTGGTCGCCGCCTGTGACCGGCTGGCGGGATCGCTTGATTCCGCCGGTCGTGGCGGTAATTGA
- a CDS encoding ubiquinone biosynthesis accessory factor UbiJ has translation MLLSALRFTAESALNRLIRLDPVARERLARQAGMVFSLQLEHPAALLTFTPTTDGLMWRAADDLTPDAVIHSSGPALLTALQRGHDMDALFAGDLRIEGDETEATRFLRTLRGLDIDWADWLAERIGISAAGIVEQAARKVQRTATEWHETRQIEQHDYLVHEARLVADEFDLPAFLDSVDATRSATERLERRLASLETRTATAGTTEA, from the coding sequence ATGCTTCTCTCCGCCCTGCGATTCACCGCCGAGTCCGCCCTCAACCGCCTGATCCGGCTCGACCCCGTCGCCCGGGAGCGCCTCGCGCGTCAGGCCGGGATGGTCTTCAGCCTGCAACTCGAGCACCCCGCCGCCCTGCTGACCTTCACGCCGACCACCGATGGCCTGATGTGGCGGGCAGCCGACGACCTCACCCCGGATGCGGTGATTCACAGCAGCGGCCCGGCCCTGTTGACCGCCTTGCAGCGCGGCCACGACATGGACGCCCTGTTCGCCGGCGATCTTCGTATCGAAGGCGACGAGACCGAGGCGACACGATTTCTGCGCACGCTGCGCGGTCTGGATATCGACTGGGCCGACTGGCTGGCCGAACGGATCGGCATATCCGCCGCCGGCATCGTTGAACAGGCGGCCCGCAAGGTACAGCGCACCGCAACCGAATGGCACGAAACCCGCCAGATTGAGCAGCACGACTACCTGGTGCACGAAGCGCGGTTGGTGGCCGACGAGTTCGACCTGCCGGCCTTTCTCGACTCGGTCGACGCGACCCGCTCGGCGACCGAACGGCTGGAGCGCCGCCTGGCAAGCCTCGAGACCCGGACAGCCACTGCCGGAACCACGGAGGCGTGA
- a CDS encoding GNAT family N-acetyltransferase, with protein sequence MMADTSAALSELPERSVSRQVDAQATRAEVYQVRDRPPTAEERQVAAVGPTVFRPLLGEAVTQRRIFAETVDYSRILFLRAEGALVGYLQFYLDGKGPQRVTWSGMRREFGWFQSMPRGLATEVVMRWMAAQGAYVSRLIIRPEYRGKGLGGLLLEAAIDHLREQGARQVTLDAWSSETHVQRFYQRQGFEVCNDLGPVRLLFNRFGGSGVVYFVKRL encoded by the coding sequence ATGATGGCCGACACGAGCGCGGCGTTGAGCGAGCTCCCGGAGCGATCCGTTAGCCGACAAGTGGACGCTCAAGCGACACGAGCCGAGGTCTACCAGGTCAGGGATCGCCCGCCCACGGCCGAGGAACGACAGGTGGCCGCGGTGGGACCGACGGTCTTCCGCCCGCTGCTCGGCGAGGCCGTTACCCAGCGCCGCATTTTCGCCGAGACGGTCGACTACTCGCGCATCCTCTTCCTGCGGGCCGAAGGTGCGCTGGTCGGTTACCTGCAGTTCTACCTCGACGGCAAGGGGCCGCAGCGTGTGACCTGGTCAGGCATGCGGCGCGAATTCGGCTGGTTTCAGAGCATGCCGCGCGGGTTGGCGACAGAGGTTGTCATGCGCTGGATGGCGGCGCAGGGCGCTTATGTCAGTCGGCTCATCATTCGACCGGAGTACCGCGGGAAGGGGCTCGGCGGCCTCCTGCTCGAAGCGGCGATCGACCACTTGCGCGAGCAGGGTGCCCGGCAGGTCACGCTCGATGCCTGGTCCAGCGAGACACACGTTCAGCGGTTCTACCAGCGCCAGGGGTTCGAAGTTTGCAACGACCTGGGGCCCGTACGACTGCTGTTCAATCGCTTCGGCGGATCAGGGGTCGTGTATTTTGTGAAAAGGCTCTAG